Proteins encoded together in one Streptomyces sp. B1I3 window:
- a CDS encoding alpha/beta hydrolase: MHFTSGHRLDDGVTEREFTLGEVPGILWTPASASATAPAPLILLGHPPLGLRKMYPRLVARARHSAADGFATATIELPGSGDRPRWPAAEQARADLRRAMEAGEPVSDEIVDALVLPLVERAVPEWQAALDAVLSLPEIGGPVGYSGGVISIGIRLAVVEPRISAAVLFAGSFLPRTIFEEARQVTIPLHVLLQWDDEGNDRQAALDLFDAFGSEEKSLHAHLGGHTGVPQFAGDAAAQFFTRHLK; the protein is encoded by the coding sequence ATGCATTTCACTTCCGGGCACCGCCTCGACGACGGCGTCACCGAACGCGAATTCACCCTCGGTGAGGTCCCCGGCATCCTGTGGACACCCGCATCGGCATCCGCAACCGCACCGGCGCCGCTGATCCTGCTCGGCCACCCTCCCCTCGGCTTGCGCAAGATGTACCCCCGACTGGTGGCCCGGGCCCGACACTCCGCGGCGGACGGCTTCGCCACGGCCACCATCGAGCTCCCCGGAAGCGGCGACCGGCCCCGCTGGCCCGCCGCCGAGCAGGCCCGAGCCGACCTACGCCGGGCGATGGAGGCCGGCGAGCCGGTCAGCGACGAGATCGTCGACGCCCTCGTCCTCCCGTTGGTGGAAAGGGCCGTCCCGGAATGGCAGGCCGCCCTGGACGCCGTCCTTTCGCTCCCCGAGATCGGCGGCCCGGTCGGGTACTCGGGAGGAGTGATCTCCATCGGTATCCGGCTGGCGGTGGTCGAGCCGCGTATCTCGGCCGCCGTTCTGTTCGCCGGGAGTTTCTTGCCTCGCACCATCTTCGAGGAGGCCCGGCAGGTCACCATTCCACTGCACGTCCTGCTGCAGTGGGACGACGAAGGCAACGACCGGCAGGCGGCTCTGGACCTGTTCGACGCCTTCGGCTCCGAGGAGAAGTCCCTGCACGCCCATCTCGGCGGGCACACCGGCGTCCCGCAGTTCGCGGGGGACGCCGCGGCCCAGTTCTTCACCCGACATCTGAAGTGA